The genomic region CTGCAATGAGAGGCCAGCACTACGTGCATGAGCTCCAGAGTGAAATAGAATCTGCAATGAAAGGCCAGCCTTTTGTGCATGCTGTCCCTGATGATATAGATAAGTAATGTGTTAGTGTTTAGTGACATGTCTGCAAAGGCATGTCCCTTTTTTACATTTTAGGTGTTGTAGAAAACAAAACAATACAACCACCCACCGCAGGCGGAACTTTTCGACTCCACATTTCTAAAGATAACTAAAATAATACAGTTATTGAAAATTAGTGAAAACGGGCTATGTTGGGATACTACTTTGAACTTCTATGCCAAATTGTCGGTATGCAGAAAAAGAGGTGAAGTGAATACATTTTTTATGCATCTATTCATAGCATTTTTTTGGAAGTGCCGGCTTCGCCGTACTCCCCGGGCTGGTTAAAGTATTCACGACTTCCACTATATTCTAAAGACTACTGAAAGGATGAGATAATAAAGAGTACTATAGTTTACTAAACTCTTCATCACTAACAGTCTCTAACCATTCGTTCCGGGTGTTTTCTCCCGGTAGTTCAAAAGCAATATGGGAGAACCAACTGTCGGCCTTTGCACCATGCCAATGCTTCACTCCTGCCGGAATATAAACTACAGAACCTTCATGCAGACTAACTGCTTCTTTTCCTTCTTCCTGGTACCAGCCTTCTCCGGCAGTGCAAATAAGCATCTGTCCACCACCACTTTCAGCATGGTGTATGTGCCAGTTATTGCGACATCCAGGTTCAAAGGTTACATTTGCTAAAAACACTGGAGTTTCTCCGGGTTTTGTCAACGGATTCAGGAAGGAATCTCCTATAAAATATTGTGCAAACATCTCATTAGGCACGCCTGTTCCAAACATATTTGCCTTTTCAAAATCCTCTTTATTCATGTATTTCATTGTTTATTCCTCACTAGTTCTAATTGTAGTTATTATGTCTAAGTAATTTATCAGGCCAGTTCTATTAAAATATCAAAGCTGCCATTTAATGAATCCATGGTAGAAGGTTCACAGTCAATAACACCAAGATTTACAAATTCACCATAGCAATTTTCTTCATTATCAAACAAAATTGTAAAATAATCTCCCCGGGTAGTAAAGTCAATATCACCATTTTTCCATCCGGGGATCAGGTCTTCATCAGTAAATGACAATGGTTTTTCCATTACGCCACAAACATCAAACTCATATCTGCTGGCATGGATTGTAAAGGGAAGTCTGCTGATGAGTTCCCTTGCAGGTTCACTATCATTTAGTATTCCGGGAATGACTGTGCTACCAAAATGCATGTTAATTTTTGTTCCGTTTTTTATTTCGCGAGTTGTCATATCCAGATTCTCACTTGTTAGTAATAGAAAAAGTTAAAATTTGAAAAATAGAAAAATGATCTTCTATTTTTCCATATACTTTTAGTTCAGATTTTCTTTGAAGAATGATTCCAGCTTGTCAAATGGAATATAGTCATTGTCTCCGCCATCGTAAAGATCGATGTGTCTTGCACCCGGAACAATTACAAGCTCTTTTGGTTCGGCTGCTTTTTCATATGCTTCTTCAGTATAGTATCTGGAATGAGCATTCTCTCCCATGATGAAAAGAATTGGTCTTGGGGAAATTGTCTCAATGTAGTTCATCAGAGGGAAGTTCATGAAGGACATACCGCTTGTTGCAGTAAATGATGCTCCTGCATTTGGATGGAATCCTCTTTCCATAGCATAGTATTCAAAGAATTCACTTGTAACAGGATCCATTCCTTCTGGGATTTCTGTTGCTGGTTCACGAGGGAATCCAACAGGAACCAATGGGCTTCCGTTCTCAAAGTCTACCCATCTCTGCTCAGCCATCTGGGCTAAAGATGCAGCACGCTGATCATCGGTCAATGAATATGCAAATCCATCTCTGAACATGCCGCTAATATCGTACATGCTTGCAGTAGCAACTGCCTTGATACGTGGGTCAACCTGAGCTGCAGTTAGTGCAAATCCACCACTGCCACAAATTCCAATAACTCCAATCTTATCTCTGTCTACAAAGTCCCTTGTACCGATGAAGTCAACCGCTGCACTGAAATCCTCAACAAACAGGTCCGGGGATGAGATATGTCTTGGTTCTCCACCACTGTCACCATTATAGGATTCATCGAAGGCCATGGCAACAAAGCCTCTCTGTGCCAGTTCCTGGGCATAGAGTCCTGCTCCCTGCTCCTTTACTCCACCGTAAGGTGTTCCGACAATAATTGCAGGATATCTTTGGGACCTGTTTATATCTTCAGGCACGTATAAATGACCTGAAACCTCGGCTCCAAATTTATTCTTGAATCTGACTTCTTCTAAAATTACGTTTTCACTTAGTTCGAATGTAAGATCTCCAGGATCATATCTTCCCTGTTCGTTATTTTCTACATGTTATCTTTCTCTGAATTTTGTTCTGTAGTAATTACTAAATTATTGTATTGTTCATCTGTAACGTCTCCAAACCATTCTGCAGCACCTGCACCTGGATTGGTGGTTACTCCGACATGTTCAAATGTACTATCTGCTGTTGCACCGTGCCAGTGTACGATATCTGGTGGAATTTCCACAACATCACCAGATTTCAGTAATCTTGCCGGTTCACCTTCTTCCTGGTAATAACCTTCTCCGCTGGTAACAAACAGAAGCTGTCCTCCTGGGTGGGAATGCCAGTCGGTCCTTGCCCCTTTTGAAAATATCACGTTATATGAAGGAGAGTTGTAAGTATCGTCAGTCACAAGCATTTCCACCCATACGTCTCCTGTAAAACTGTCTTCAAGTGGACTTCCGGCAACATTATTTCCTCTTGGGAATATTGTGTCATCTTCAAGTTCACTATCAGAATCACTTATGCATCCTGTAGCAAAAATGAACATCAAAGAAAAACTCAGCATAAGTAATCTGGTTTTTGTATTTTTTGTCATTTTGTTATCTCTCTATTTTTGTGTATGATTGAGTAATCAGTCATCGTTTTTAGTATAAGATAAACTAATATGTATCTCGTGGAGTGACTAATCAGTCAAAATTATATATTCAATACTAGTATATAATACTAAGCATTACAATGTTCTAATTACTTTTGCCGGTACACCAGCTACAACAGTGTTAGGAGGCACATCCTGCGTAACTACAGCTGCAGCGGCTACTACGGAGTTCTCTCCGATTGTCACACCTGGTAAGATAGTTGCAGCAGCACCGATCCATACATTCTTTTTGATCCATATGGGAGTGGATACCAATTCTTTTCTATGTGCCGGATCCAATGGATGATTGGATGTAAGAAGATTGGCTTTTGGTCCTATTTTGGTGTCGTCCTCGATAGTTATCCCTCCCCTATCCATAAAGGTACATGCATGGTTGACAAACACATTTTTACCGAGCTTGATATTCCGTCCGAAATCGGTATAGAATGGAGGAGTTACTCTGGTTGATTCGTCAACCTTTGAACCTATTATTTCACTTATCAGACTTCTAGCTCCATCCTCATCATGATATGAAGTGTTCAGTCTGGTCGTTAGTTCTGCAGTTCGAAGCATAACTTCCTTTAACTTTGGAAATTCAGGGTCATCTATAGAAACTGTTTCTCCTGACCTGTCACGTTCAAAAATGTCCTTATTCAACTTTTTTTCATCCATTAAACTTTCTCCATAATTTGCCATGAAATTTATTCCGGTATCAGCTCGTTCAAAGCTGCAATAGCATTCAATGTTCGTGGGTATCCGATATATGGCAAAAGCTGTGTGACTGTGCTGAGAAGTGTTTCCTTATCATTCCCTACATTCAGATTACCCATAATATGTCCTTTTAATTGAGGCTCACATCCTCCCAGCGACAGGAGCATGGAAAAGGTAAGGAGTTCTCTCATTTTTACATCCAGACCCTTTCTGGTGTAGTAATCACCAAAACAATTCGCAGACAGATATTTTTGAATGTGGATCTGATTTTTCGGTGCTGCTTCATACATTTGATCGATAATAGGGCCAAATATCTGCTTCTGTACTTCCAGTCCCTTTTCAAACCGTGTTTCAGGTGAAGTCGTGGACTGACCTTCTAATGGCAGTTCAATCCCTCTGTTTTTCAGTATTTCATTGCTGGCATGGACAAAGTCAACTGCTTTTGCAAATCCCACATATGGTATGGATTGATATACAATCTCCTTAACCTCTATTGGAGCTACACCAATGTTAAGCGCACCTTCAAGCATTACTTTATATTCACTCAAGGTCTGGCTTGCTATCATGGAGCTCAGAATTACCATCATCCTGGTCTTTGTATCCAAATTCCCATAGCTGATAACTTCGTCAAATGTAAAATTATTGAGAACTTCCATAAGTTCCGGATCGGTTGCATTCAAATCCGACTTATTTTCAGGGAATAATTCTTCCAGATTCTTTTTTGCTGTTTCACTTAAACTCATTATTAAACCTCACTTTCATTGTTGGATAATTCATGAAAAATCTTTATATGAAATTATCATTCTTTCATGGTAAAAAAAAGCAAGGACCTGGTATGGTCCTATTATAAGGTTGACATGTCAATTACATATCGATAGCGAGCTTCCTTATTTACGACCTTCTCCCATACCTCATTGATCATTTCAGGCTCTATCATCTGAATTTCAGGATAGATCTTGTTTTCAGCACAATAATCAACAACTTCCTGAGTTTCCGGGATTCCTCCAATAAGTGATCCGTTGAAGTTCACCCTGTTGAATATCATATTGAAGTTGTTAATTGTGAGTTCTCCGCCAATTGGTTGTCCCACCTGGGTGAAGTATCCATATGGTTTTACGCAGTCAATATATGATGACATGTCGTATGCATATGGAACTGTGGATATCATGAAATCCAGTTTTCCTCTCATTGGCTGCAGGTCTTCTGCTGAGTTTACAACAATAACTTCTGTTGCTCCGAATGCAAGGCAGTCTTCTTTTTTGCTCTCAGTTGTTGTAAAAGCGTAAACTTCAGCACCTTTAGATACGGCTAATTTGATGGCTATGTGTCCCAGGCCACCAATTCCTACAACTCCGACCTTGTCTCCTTTTTCGATATCTACTTTCATTAAAGGTGAATATGTGGTAATACCTGCACACAATAATGGAGCAGCATCCTGAAGCTCAATGGAATCCGGTATCTTTATTGCAAAATGCTCGGTGACAACGATGTTCTGGGAATATCCTCCCTGACTTATACCGGTAGGTGATGATTCTTCCAGATAACCATAGGTCATTATAGTTTCACCCTTGTCGCAATGATGTTCTTCACCATTGTTGCAGCTTTCACAGTCCATACAACTGTTAACCATACATCCAACACCTGCACGGTCACCTACTTTGAAATTTTTTACGTTCTTCCCGACAGCAGCAACAATACCCACAATTTCATGGCCCGGTACCTGTGGATATTGTTGTGGTCCCCAGTGCCCTTTGATCTGATGAATATCGGAATGACAAACTCCACAGTATTTAATGTCAATTAGAACATCATTATCGCCTACAGGTCTTCTTTCAAAAGACCAGGGGGACAATTTTCCTGAATCATCTTTTCCAGCATAACCCTTTGATTGAATATTTTCTGCCATATTTTAACTCCTCTTCTCTACTTTGTAATTTGGAACATCATTTTCGTTTCTAGCTTTTTTCAGAACCTGCATCATATTCACCATCCATGTGATTGAGCAATCAGTCACGTGCATGTGGATGTCGGTAGCTGAATCATAAGCAACCACGAGTGACTAATCAGTCATTGGTATATTATGTTTGCTGGTATATAAAGATAAGCATATTGGATGCTTTGTCCGAAAAATAGTGTATTTATTGGATAGTTCATACCTTCTACTACGTTAGAACATATTTTAAGGAATATATTGAAATAGACTCAAAGATACATTCAGTGGTTTTGTCAGGATAATGTTGCCACTACTTCTTTATAGTAAGGAAATTATCATTCTTACATAAAAAGGATAAAATTAAAATTATCTTGTGATGTATGGGGTTTCTTAAATGAATATATATCGAACGAAAGAAAAAATAATGTATTTCATTCTAATCCTAACTGTATGTGCAGTGGTAGGATACTTTTCTCATGATTTAGCAAGTGGAATACGTAGTGGAATTCTAATAGGAATCGGATTTGCTTTCATTGGTCCGATGGTTTTTAAGAATATACTTGAAAAACAATAAAATTTCATAATACATTTTGTCGGTCTCAGCTTATCGGTACATCGGGAGAAACCTGTATCGTTTCAGAAATCCCACCACGAAGCTGGAGATGTTTCCATCTCTGAATCTAACAAAACTGTCTCACCGATCATTGGAGCAATTATGTCCACTTTTTTTTTGTTTGCTTCTTCAATTGCCCTTTCTATTGGTTCATTCCAGGC from Methanolobus tindarius DSM 2278 harbors:
- a CDS encoding alpha/beta hydrolase yields the protein MLEEVRFKNKFGAEVSGHLYVPEDINRSQRYPAIIVGTPYGGVKEQGAGLYAQELAQRGFVAMAFDESYNGDSGGEPRHISSPDLFVEDFSAAVDFIGTRDFVDRDKIGVIGICGSGGFALTAAQVDPRIKAVATASMYDISGMFRDGFAYSLTDDQRAASLAQMAEQRWVDFENGSPLVPVGFPREPATEIPEGMDPVTSEFFEYYAMERGFHPNAGASFTATSGMSFMNFPLMNYIETISPRPILFIMGENAHSRYYTEEAYEKAAEPKELVIVPGARHIDLYDGGDNDYIPFDKLESFFKENLN
- a CDS encoding carboxymuconolactone decarboxylase family protein; the encoded protein is MSLSETAKKNLEELFPENKSDLNATDPELMEVLNNFTFDEVISYGNLDTKTRMMVILSSMIASQTLSEYKVMLEGALNIGVAPIEVKEIVYQSIPYVGFAKAVDFVHASNEILKNRGIELPLEGQSTTSPETRFEKGLEVQKQIFGPIIDQMYEAAPKNQIHIQKYLSANCFGDYYTRKGLDVKMRELLTFSMLLSLGGCEPQLKGHIMGNLNVGNDKETLLSTVTQLLPYIGYPRTLNAIAALNELIPE
- a CDS encoding cyclophilin-like fold protein; protein product: MTTREIKNGTKINMHFGSTVIPGILNDSEPARELISRLPFTIHASRYEFDVCGVMEKPLSFTDEDLIPGWKNGDIDFTTRGDYFTILFDNEENCYGEFVNLGVIDCEPSTMDSLNGSFDILIELA
- a CDS encoding cupin domain-containing protein encodes the protein MKYMNKEDFEKANMFGTGVPNEMFAQYFIGDSFLNPLTKPGETPVFLANVTFEPGCRNNWHIHHAESGGGQMLICTAGEGWYQEEGKEAVSLHEGSVVYIPAGVKHWHGAKADSWFSHIAFELPGENTRNEWLETVSDEEFSKL
- a CDS encoding sugar O-acetyltransferase, with amino-acid sequence MDEKKLNKDIFERDRSGETVSIDDPEFPKLKEVMLRTAELTTRLNTSYHDEDGARSLISEIIGSKVDESTRVTPPFYTDFGRNIKLGKNVFVNHACTFMDRGGITIEDDTKIGPKANLLTSNHPLDPAHRKELVSTPIWIKKNVWIGAAATILPGVTIGENSVVAAAAVVTQDVPPNTVVAGVPAKVIRTL
- a CDS encoding NAD(P)-dependent alcohol dehydrogenase; translation: MAENIQSKGYAGKDDSGKLSPWSFERRPVGDNDVLIDIKYCGVCHSDIHQIKGHWGPQQYPQVPGHEIVGIVAAVGKNVKNFKVGDRAGVGCMVNSCMDCESCNNGEEHHCDKGETIMTYGYLEESSPTGISQGGYSQNIVVTEHFAIKIPDSIELQDAAPLLCAGITTYSPLMKVDIEKGDKVGVVGIGGLGHIAIKLAVSKGAEVYAFTTTESKKEDCLAFGATEVIVVNSAEDLQPMRGKLDFMISTVPYAYDMSSYIDCVKPYGYFTQVGQPIGGELTINNFNMIFNRVNFNGSLIGGIPETQEVVDYCAENKIYPEIQMIEPEMINEVWEKVVNKEARYRYVIDMSTL
- a CDS encoding cupin domain-containing protein, producing MTKNTKTRLLMLSFSLMFIFATGCISDSDSELEDDTIFPRGNNVAGSPLEDSFTGDVWVEMLVTDDTYNSPSYNVIFSKGARTDWHSHPGGQLLFVTSGEGYYQEEGEPARLLKSGDVVEIPPDIVHWHGATADSTFEHVGVTTNPGAGAAEWFGDVTDEQYNNLVITTEQNSEKDNM